The nucleotide window gacattttaaatgaccTGATTTCTCCTTGAGAATTACCCACAAGACCACAGGAGCAAGATAGCCCTGGCACTTTGCGGTCCCGTGCTGAACTGAAAGGTTGAAGTGTACTCTTTCAGCACAGAGATTCATTCCCTATGGGCTGGACTGGCTGGCCTGCCAGGACACACAGCAGAAAGTAACATCACACAGGCTCTCAGCGGTTCTTTTCACACCCCTTCTGCTGACAAGCAGCCACTTGGAGATCCCTCTTCTTCGACACATTCCAAGCAGCCTGAGCTCGGCAACATCTTTTCCATGCCTCCCGGCAGACGAACCAGAGTCTCTGAAAGggcttatttttaaaacagtgtcaTCTCGTGCAGCACTCAGTTTTGAGAACTTTGGAGCATAAGAGAATTTGGCGATAGCTTTATCAAAGGGAGATATCGGGCCAGAGAGTGGTGGCTGCTTTTAGAGCCTCACCTTTTCACTGCCAGTATCTCTGTTTCTCATGTTAACCGTGACAGCCTGTCCTCCCGCAGCCGGGCCAGCTCCACTCTGcctgtttatattcattttgattattaatttaTCGGCACATCTCATTGTATTAAATATGGAAGACACAGCCCTCCTGAACACTGAAGTTAGACATCAGGTCCCTTTCATTAATATCTTCAGAGTATCATGCCGTACACTACAGTTTTCATTCAGACATTTGAATGTATACACTAAATCCAATCAAAACTACATCATGGCAATAGGACTTTTTTATACATTGAGATACAGGTGTAattgatcaaaatgaaaaaagaaaaatttccaatataaacaaaatattatgtgcttgctttttttctaaGTGCCTTATAAGTTTGCATTGAAGGTTTATGCTGTATTTACTGTGGGACTGGtatggtacacacacacacaacattcagTAAGGGTATCTGAAGGAAGCATcgaaacagggaaaagaaattctgaaagaaaagaaaatcttcAAAGAAAATCTCTGgtcacaaataaaaaagcaataagcAATAAGCAATAAGAAAGCAGTGGACGGGTGTAGCTTGAACTGTCCTGTGTCCCTTTCTATCTGTTTTGAGCCGTTTCCCCCTCTGAGCTGTTGACTCTAGCCTCACCTGCAGCCTCTGGTTGTCATCGGCAGATTCTCAGACGGCCCCCCTGTGCTGGAGTCATAAAGTCAGCCGGAGGACCGCTGGGAGGGATTGGTCTCCCGCTCTCATCCACCAGCTCGTCACTGTTTCACAAGGCCTCCGGCAGGTACAGTACTGCTTTTGTTCCAATCAGTCAGTGAGCTGAATATCACTGTGGAGATAGGCAGAGTCTGAGTGGTGCTCTTTCAGGGCCCTTTGTCCTGCCGTGGCCTTTTTTTAGCGCAGGCTGGTCCAGAGGAGAACGCTGCAGCTGCTTTTCTGCCGTTTCggccactgcagtgctgctcttGCCTTTTGCTCAATGGTAAAATAAGGATCAAATTGAGGCACAGAGAGATTTACATTTAACTTCaagtaaaaataacaatgttaCTTTTCATGACTTCCACATTTTGGTTTTCTGGACtggtgaaataataataataataataataataataataatacatttgttgCTGTGGTGTGTGCTGTTGCAGGTCTAAAAAGTATCAATATCTTGGCATTTCTTTGGCATATATTTTtgtctctgctgcagtgattctattatttatattttctacaaTCTACCCCCCTCCAGTCACTTTCAGCCGTTCGAAGGAAAATatcaagatttatttttaaaatgctgaaaaaccCAAAAACTGGGAACTTAACTTGTGGGTATGCAAATTCAAATcaacataaatgttaaatggtACATTTATGAAATCATTTATACTGCATACACTATAGTGTGATGTGTGCATTAATTTACAAACATTGAATACTGCAAATATATGGTATAtcacatgacaaaaataacattgaTTCAATACTTCTTACGCTTTCTGCGTTATCGCCATCAACAGGCTAAACACAGAGATGCAAAGACAGGTGTCAGAATGCTCCTATTCTCTGGGCAGACACAGTGCACATCATTATGTTGGGTTTTATTCTCAATTCTGTTGTCAGACCCAATAACACACAATTtagtaattaagtaattaaacaGTAATTAAGGTAGAATGGGAACATGACAATtttttgtgtgcagtgcagGCTTTAATGAAACACTGGAAGATGCAACcaaaaaaactgtgttccctCACCCAAACTGCCAAATGCAGCAATTTGGCAGGGTATACAAATCTACACAACCAACCACAGGACACGTCGATGCATTCTTTTGGCTTACCCAGACTGTACTGACTTTCATACTGGGGCAGAACAAAGCTATCTATTGGGCAGCGCTATCAGGGTTCACACTGGTCGATGCTCCTTAAGCAAACCATGAGTTTAAAAACTGTCAAGGCAGTTTACCTTTACCACTATGttggaaatgaataaaattgtattaaatGTCAGAAGCTTTActgactatgtgtgtgtatgtgtgtgtgtgtgtgtgtgtgtgtgtgtgtgtgtgtgtgtgtgtgcatgcgtgtgcatgcaagtgtgtgacTCTGAACTTGTAGTGAGCTCTGTTGGATTTTCATTGATAGCTATAGGATTAGATAGTACATAGTACATACTTATATATAGTTATAAGGCTAGTATATATGCCTTTTGATTTGAAGAAATTACATGAGTTATTACATGGGTTAACTGAATCTGTGCATTTGCATCGTATACAATTATTGATATTtacgtaaaaattgtaaggattttttcatgtatgtgtgagatagtactaaatattaaaatagGGTAGATATTATTTGTTTTCGTGCACATGACCATACttctattttcatttcttgtttcaAAAATCCCCGATTATTCTTCAGTGTTGAAAAATTATTAATGGTTATACAGTGTTTGCGAAAACGTGCATGTGGGTGTGATGGTTATGCGTAGATCATTGAATTGTCTCagttttaactttttaacttaAAATCTCAAGATTGTCTAGTGAAAACTGGCTATCTAATATTAACACATCGTACATTAATTGATAAACATTGATAGCTACGCAATCTGCGTTGTTCGTGGGCGACCAAATATTCACCTGTACAGCAAGAGATTGTTGTTGTTATCTTGCGCCGTCATGACTCTGCTGTGTGGATAGTTTAGCTCGGGCGTGTTCAGAACGGCTTGGATGATTCCACAGAGATGAGCTGCAGGCGAGCCATCACCTGTCTCCGGACGCGACGAAGGGCTTCATCGTCATGCTTACTCGGTCCACTCATCCGTTTCGACAGGATACTGAAAGGTACTGCGACAAACCGTCTCCCCCTCAAAGACGATGTTAAATTTAAGGCAATTAACAGAGCAGGTTAAACTCTGCGGATTTCACCCGAAACAAGGTGAAACTTCAGGCAGTTAGTGGAACATTCCTAAAGCGGCTATTAATTCGCCGGTTTGAATGACagcgcaggaaaaaaaatgagctggCCTAATTTGTGGGGAACCTAATTTGTGGGGAAGTTGGTTTGTTGTGGTGAGCCTGTTTTATCGCTGCGGTTAATCGAGACTCCGAGACAGTAGTTTAATGAAGTTGCTAGGTGAAGAAAACACGGAAACAAGTGTCCGGTTTTATCTTTTGTGTAGTTGTATTCAAATCTAAACCTTGTGCTGATAGAGCAGATGAGGGACACGGGAAAAGAGAGATGGCGCATATTAACGATCcttaatgtgcatttaaattatatgtgtataatttctaaactttttgtttttaccgtgtgtttttaattaacaagTGTAGTGGGTCGATGCCTAGGTATTTCTTATTGGTGGTGGCTTGTTGTAATATTATGTTTCTAACAGCGGGCGGGCTATTTGTTCCGGGCTGCTTGGGTGTGTTATAACTGTTCTTTTATTCTGCAGTTAGTTTAGCTGAAGAGGTGTATTGATTGTGACGCCCTTGACAAGCGGTTGTTGCACATTACAGCCACATTATAAAGTATACATTATCTATTATTGCACAAGTGCATTATCAATTCGAATATAATGTAGGTAAAATGAAATTGGTTTGAATTCATTCAAAGCCCTTCGACTTCACAATTGTTACAATGCAGCATAAGCATTTAGATAAAATACATTGAGTATTATTAACTGATGTTTGCTGTATTCTTGAACTACTGCGGATGATCAATTTATGTGTATTGATTCGAGGACAGATTTTAAGGTTTAGGTAGGCTAGCcatgcaaaatatttgtttataacGGATGCAGTGGAGCGTGATTTTCGAAAACAATGAACGAATTTTGCATCACATACTTTTTACATATTGTTTTACACGACCCAgttatttacagtgcattttgttttaccGTCAAATTGATTCACCATACTGATCTGAGCTCCTCAGTCGCGAGGCATCTTTTCTCTTCCTGCATTTCAGATTGTCTTCAACTTTGAATACTGAACGTGAGAGAATCGCCAAATCCATTGTGTGAGTGCGAAAAAAAGGTTTGTCGAAGCTGAATATAAACCGCAAAAAAGAAAGGACTATACATCAGTTgcaaactgcatgctgaatatAAAATAACTCTGAAGactatttaatatataaatcCAGTGAGAAGATTCATACAATGTCATACAAACAATATTTATCCTATGTTTTCACTATCAAAatagaacaaaagaaaaaaagctttaaaatgtcaCCTTTGAGTTTTTGCCAAAGGTTTATTGTGAAATAGTCCTGAAGATATATTTCTACATATGGCCTTGTTTACATAATCTTCAAGAAAGGACAGGACACGTAAAATCTGACTGATAATTCAAAGACCACAGTACAATCGCTTCTTTTTTACTTCAGCAAACAGATACATGAAAAGTGGCACGTCTTCcgacaataaataataaattatatttagatatatttcttttttgcagtacaagaacagaaaaaaaattccagagCTAACCAACTTTTTAACCAATATCTATACATATCTTTGGGAAAAAGGTTATTGGATggacacagactcacacacaataTTCCCACGAAGCTTGTGGCAAAATAGAGGTATACCTTGTTGCAATGCTTTCGTACTTGGGCTTTTAAGGAGATAATTCGACACAAGCAGAGAGGCAGTATCTGCCATTCCTATCCGACCACCATGTTGCAGTTTGTTAACCCCGGAGCAATCCCCTCTTAGGCCGGAGTGGGACGGACAGGTCCTCGGGCTGACAACACTGCACACCCCAGTGTGCCAGTCTGAATGTCAGATTTGATCATCCTCGCCACATCCTTGCAGTTTCAGTTGGTACCGATTTCCAAGAAGTCCTCCGATTTTTCCCATGTTcgtttttccttcctcttttcctttttggcAAGGCTGTAACCGTCTCCACCAGGCAGACCCAACACGTGACAAGCCTACGCCTGTCCATTTTGTTCATGTCAAATGCGCTCAGAATTTGACTCTATTTCTGTGCAGAACGCAGGTTGTACATCATGGATATCTTCTTGTGGACTACGCTGAAACGTGTCTTGAGTGTACATCAAAGCAGATGTTAGCTTCCTGGTAGTTTCCATGATTGTCTTCACagtgtacacaaacacaaccaggGGTTGTTTAAATAAAGAGGCGTCGTGCAGTTGAAAAgtgtactttttttctgatggagCAGCTAGCGTATATGCTGGTTTTGACCACAGCTCACGCAGCTGCCCAACACTTCCTATATTCAGGCATTTGGAATACAAAATAGTTCACGCATTCATGCCTCTATAGGACTTGATACCATGCTGTTGGGTGTGTCAGGCAGTTGAGAGGACATTGATGCAACCTCACTTCCAGTCGAATTCGAACCCGGTCCTCCTTCCGAAAAACTTACCTGGAAAAGAAAGGCAACAATATTACAGTCTCCCACAAAAGAGTCCATCTGCTTAAACATGCACAGTACAGCTTAAATCTTTACTGGTGTACTTGCACTATGCAAGCATGCATTATGATGTTTATATTGTTTGAATCACCTTGACAAACAGTTGGACAAACAGatttgataaatatatttatcaaaaaaatacatagaaaatagaaacaaatagaaacaaacagaacatcTGTTGCTACACATCAGTCAGTACTAAAAGCTATAAGCAAGTGATCACACTGCAATGACGGCATTGTCTGGGGTAACACGGGAacataaaaacaaggaaaaacaaggacagTACACTGCCATCACATGGATATCATGCATGTATCAGAACTTTACAGAAATATCATTTGACACAGTAGCAGTGGCAGGCCTGGTAACAGTAACAGGGACTGTATGAAGCTGTTGCTTAACTGTTGTTCATTTGCCATTTACTTCCTTGCGGGTGCAACACAATGCTCACTGTAGTGCAGTATGACATTATATACACGGTGtgctttgtgctctgtgctggtaCTCACCAGTTGCTGAAACGCCGGCTGGTCTATGTCACTCTGCAGTGCAAAGTCACTCAGTACTTTCCAAGGCGGTTGGTAACTCTGCACCTCCACTGGGTTTGCCTGCAAACCACCATCGTGTCTCTCCGGACTGGCAGCCACCATCGGAGTCCCTGTCATCCCCTGGATATTCTGCAGATTGTCCCAAAGAAACTAGTTGAGGTAAAGTTAACAAACATGATAATAAACACATATTGACAATCACGACATTACATAACCCCAATACAACATACTTTCTAGGTTGGCATGTAAGTTACAAAATATAAGATCTTCTGTATGTtatcttggggggggggggggggttcaaaacCAGCTACATGCTTTTTACTCaacttttaaatatatgttattattattaaaaataaactcagaGGTGACTCGGAAGGGTAAGCGCTGGGTTCGTTTTTAATTTCCGGAATGGCCCGTGAATTAtacaataatgaataataacatccatcataaaaatataaaataataataaaatataaaaaacgCCTCCGTTCCCACGATTTCTTTCcgtatgcgtgcgtgcatgcgtgtgtgtatgtgtgagtgaatcGGCGTGTGTTTATATGAAGGCTGTTTCAAAGTTggttaaatatgtttttggaTCAGTTCCTACTTAAGAAGATAAGTAGGCCGCTAAGTTGTTCAACGTTATGCCACACTGGACGTTGTTTCCTTGCCTGTACAGATGACGGGaatatacatgtgtacattttagTTTAGCGAAAAAATATTTCGCAGTCAGTTAATAGACATAGTGTGAACTGTGCATGTATTGTAATATTAGGTATGTGCTGTTATTTCTTCAAAATTATACAAACTTAACCGGTCCACAAAATTCTATCTTGGTGCTTGCCCGCGGTGGCCTCTCACCGTTTTATCGTTTggttgctgctgctggagttGTTTCATCAGTATACTCCTCTTTTTGTCCTTGCAGCGCTTGTTTTGAAACCAGACCCTGATGACTCTGGGACTAAGACCCGTCATTTCCACCAGCTGCTCTTTCATGAGGGCGTCTGGTCTGGGGTTGGCGTTGTAGCAAGTCCTCAAGGTGTGAAGCTGTTTCTCGTTGAGTACCGTTCGAACCCGAGTGGTTTTCTCCGGCTGTTTGTGAACATGCGGTCGAAGCGCAGGTTGCCGGGCAGATACCGGCTctgctgttaaaaaataaattaattaataaaaaagacaagTAAGATAAGACAAAATAGCAAAATAGGAAGGATTCTTTCCTCAAAGAACTGAAGATTCGAATTGACGGGTGTAATGAAAGATACTGAAGACTATTACCTTATAGTTAAAATAAATTCggtttataaaaataaatactttaactAACGTCAGTTGCAGTTACAGCTGCAATATGTGATACAACACAGAGAATGTAGGTATATGCTACCAGAAATGAAATCTTTTTAAACAGTGCGAATTAGtgtaatatatttgaaatactAATGCTGATAATGAAGTGTTATTCTTTGTGTATTCTGATTTGATTTGAGATAAGCGTGTGTGACATCACgcacagtaaaaacaaatatcCACAACATGATaacatgcacaacacacagcCTGCTTAAATGTCCATTGATAGAGAAGCCAGGCACAGCAATGCCTTTCTGGAGCTTTTTACGCCATTAAAGGCACAGTTTTCCATTTTCGTCTCTCTGTGGCAGTAAGTGATTTAAGACAGACCCAAGCCCtctttaaatttaatttaaatttgaagtatattagtattagtatatTTACCTGCTTATTCTATACAGTGTGCCAGATATACGCACTTAACATAGGCTATAtgcaaaaatgttgtttggTATACAACAATTAGGTAAATAACTGGGCATCTTAGAGCTCACCTGAAATGAGAAGGCATTCTTCAAATCAGATTGGAAAATTcaaaaattaaagtttaattttctgATCACTTTTGTTCTCATTGCGCTTTGCCCCTTTTCCAGTTGATTTGATGTAATACTTTGAATCAGAGTATAGTCTAAGTTTACATGGCCTTGTAACCTTGAAAAGCATCGCCAATCAATGGCAGCAATCCAGTctattttatgtaaattaaattaagtgaAACAACACAGTGAATGTACATGATTATATAAatcctctttaaaaatgaaatacagcattCGCCTTTCACATGGCTACAGCATAGCAGGTTCCTTCTGTTCTGAATTAGCAACTGTATATGAAGAAACAAAATTGATATGaagaaatatgatttttttcccccacagtgAAATAAGAAAGCAGTCCAATATCCAGCGATATTGCTGAATTGTTTTACTTAATCTGTTTTTCGaaatatcattaatattttacaatcaTCACAAAACGGCGGCAAATTCAGACTGTCACTTAGAAAGAATAGTTTTCACAGCAACTCTTCAAATGTTAGGTGTATGAATTCTACCAACGATCGCatcatgtttatattttacagcTAGTGGTAAAATACCCGCAACCTACCCGCCATCTGCAAAGGTCTTGCCGGGTGTAAAGGGCTAAGCGGGTCTCCTGCCCCCATTGTTGCCCTCTCCACGACGTCGTGATCGGCCCTGCAGAACAGGCCATCTTCTCTCAGAGCAAACTCGTCCCCGGGGATAAGCTGCCGGCTGCAGGCCACACACCGAAAACACTCGATATGGTACACCTTGGAACGCGCCCTCATGACGAAATCGTTCTTGCTGAAGCCTATGTTGCATTTAGCGCACTTTATTCCGTATAACCTGGAATAGCGAAGGAACGTTTAAGGATATACCCCAACAACCACTGCATATGTACAACGACCGTTACAACCTCTGGTATTTCCCATGAACATGCATTTTATACATCCGTACACAGCAGGCAAGCGTAACTCGAAGGCATACTTTGTAACGCAGGCTATACTTTGGCGTTGGGAGAAACGAACAAATGAAACCATGCTGAGGGTCGAGATAAAATAATATCAGCGAAAAGACCAGGcctaataaaatacaaaatgtcacagcagcatATAGACAATacatatgtaattaattacatgtgTATTATTGAACTGCgaaaaattacattataatttaCAGTAATCCTATGTTCTACACATATCATAATGTTCACTAAAGTCTTGTTCAATTAAATATATGGACGTTGCATGTTGCTGAAAACACTCTCTTAGAGTACctgcaaaactgcaattacCCAAATGCACGGTATGTTTCAAAAAGAGATCCCATTACTGaacaggcctgtgtgtgtgtgtgtgtgtgtgtgtgtttgtgtgttatcaGTTACAGTTACGATATAAATCGGGTTAAAACCAGTCCATGAAGAGGTTGTTCAGAGAGTAAAATAATTCATTCGGTTGTCCggtgaaaaatataaataaacaattaaacataaaacTTAACCCTATGCTATTTACACATTCGAATTTTACtgaaacatataaaacattttaaagatgacttttaaaatactgtgcTTCAAGCTTCATTTTGTATTCTCTGTAGaatttccatgtttttcttATAAATGTTCATGCTGATAGGTTCACTACACTAAATGCTGGTCTTATATAGAAAATTGAACTTCACTGGGTATGTGATATTATGCGATGTTTAAAAATTGACcaagtttaaataaatgtactaTGAGAATATTTTCAGTCTTTCTTAAATTCACAGTATGGGTTAATATTGGTCGTGTTATTTAAGTAATACAAAGTATGGGAAATCTGAAGtagaacaacaaaaaacaagtcGGAAATGATTTTATCTAATATCATTCGCAGGACAATAACATTGATCCATATTTGTGAGTGATGACATGTGAACGACATCGTGTATctcaaaataatgacaaatatatttattgtgcGTGTAATTTGAGCTTTTGTAACTGCAGCTtcatttggtttattttgttaagAGTTCAGGTGTCAATCACcacaaatttctgcattgtcgCAAAAAGTGATAAAGCCCTGGGATGGGAATCAGAATTGTTTAGCTcgaaataatgtgtttttgtaactgtcatttttcctgagtaattcaatttaaattatattaaatggAGAAAAACGGAAACGGTTAACTTGGCATTGCTGACTAATGATGCCTATTCAAAACAAGACCTACCTGATGTAGTCTCTTTTACAATAGGTTTTTCCATCTCTGACAAAGCAGGTACAAGATTCGTCCAAATACTGATTACATTCTGCGCATTTCAAGCACGCCGCGTGCCATTCCAGATCTGGGGACACCCTCAAAATGTACTGATCGTGAATTTGATTTCCACACCCCACGCATAAAGAAATCAGTCGTTTTTCTGAaatcagaacagaaacaaaatacattagAAAATGACTTGCAACCACATGCAAAAAGCATTTCTCATGGGTCAAATCGAAAgcatactgtaaaacatttctgtttcagccACAGAAATGGATAAAGTTGGCTTAATATACGATAAATCAAAATAACCGGAAAGCTCTATCAACTCTAAATAGCTATAGGCCtagtaaattattattattattattattagtagtagtagtagtagtagtattattattatctctAAAACCACAAGTGCTGTCTCACGTCACATATAAAACTAATTCAATTTTCTGAATCCATTCTTGACAGAAATGTGACAATTACCGAATTGACCGTTACGTATGAAGGTTAGTGTTTCATGTTCAACGTGCTTTTGTCCCACAGTTTGCGCAAGCTATACCGCTGGGGCCAAGAGTGTCAGGATACGACAGACACATGGCTTTAATGGAAAAGTATATTTCGCTCTCGTAACATGAACTCTGCTTGCATTAGAAGTTCCATAAACGGTTTTGTTTTCCGAATAAGCACAATAATATCTGATGCAATTAAGTGGCACTTACTTTTAGGCGGATCCCCCATGTCTCCCATGTCAAGATAGTAAGGTGGTGTTAGGTCCACTTTCAAGAAAAGatgcaacagtttttttttttttttttttttttgccagaaaaGGATTTTTCCCTCGCGATCACTTTAGGAAGCAGCGATGTGAGGGGTGTGAGGCACTGCTCTGAAATGTGTCGCTCGCGTTTAAAGTAAGGGGCGCCCGTGCGGAGGTGCCTAGTCCCGGTGTAGATGAGGAGCCCTTGTCCTTATCTCTCACTCAaattctctcttctttctctacTCAATCGCCATTGGTCTGACGTAGGGCGTGGAAACGTCATCTTCATGGAAAGCTGATTGGATATGAAAGAA belongs to Megalops cyprinoides isolate fMegCyp1 chromosome 5, fMegCyp1.pri, whole genome shotgun sequence and includes:
- the LOC118778368 gene encoding insulin gene enhancer protein isl-1-like — translated: MGDMGDPPKKKRLISLCVGCGNQIHDQYILRVSPDLEWHAACLKCAECNQYLDESCTCFVRDGKTYCKRDYIRLYGIKCAKCNIGFSKNDFVMRARSKVYHIECFRCVACSRQLIPGDEFALREDGLFCRADHDVVERATMGAGDPLSPLHPARPLQMAAEPVSARQPALRPHVHKQPEKTTRVRTVLNEKQLHTLRTCYNANPRPDALMKEQLVEMTGLSPRVIRVWFQNKRCKDKKRSILMKQLQQQQPNDKTNIQGMTGTPMVAASPERHDGGLQANPVEVQSYQPPWKVLSDFALQSDIDQPAFQQLVSFSEGGPGSNSTGSEVASMSSQLPDTPNSMVSSPIEA